TCCATGGGATCAGCGGCCTCATCATCCTTGTCGCCGGCATCTACATGGCGTGGACGTCCTGGGGCTGGACGACGCCCTGGATCGACGTCGCGCTGATCGCGTACCTGATCGGCGCTGTCTTGGGGGCGGGCGTGATCGGCGAGCGGATGCGGGCCATCGGGAAGGGCGCGGCCGCGGCGGCCGAAGGGCCCGTGCCGTCCGAGTTGGCGGCAAAGATCCATGACCGCACGCTGGCGCTCGCGAGCGGCATCGTGACGCTATGGCTGGGCGGCATCCTGTACCTCATGGTCGTCAAGCCGGGGTGGACCGGGTCGATCGTGGCGACGCTCGTGGCGGCCGTCATCGGGTACCTCGTGGCGCGGCCGGCCCTTCGCGCCGAGCTCAGGTGAGCCGATCGTCTTGAATATGCACCGCGATCGGGCGCACACTGTTCGCGGGAGGCGATCGGAGCCATGACCGCTCGATCGATCGTCATTGCCGGCATGGCCGTGACGTTGCTGGCCGCCAGCGGATGTTCCCTGGTCGGGGGCCGTTCCAACCCGTCGTCGAACGGCGCTCAGTCGACCGTGGCCGCCGGCAAGCAGCTGTTTCAGAGCCATTGCGCGTCCTGCCACGGGATCAACGCGGCCGGAGGGCTGAAGATCGGGACCGCGACGTCGGCCGACCTGCGCCAGCGCAACCTGGAGCCCATGTACCACAACGACACGGCGCTCCTGGAACGCGCCATCCTCGACGGCAAGGACGAGGATGGCAGGAGCCTGAACCCGGCGATGCCACGCTGGCGCGGCCAGTTGAGCAAGGAACAGGTCGACAGCATCATCGCCTATCTCAAGACGCTCAAGTGAGGCCAGCTCGGCCGGTCACGCCGCCGCCGGCTTAGAGCGGCGGTTCGTACGCGCAGGTGGGTTCGGCGGCGAGGTAATCGCCCGTCATGGCGTAGGCGCGCGCCCTTGAGCCCCCGCAGACCTCGCGGAACGGGCATCGCCCGCACTTGCCCCGCAGCTGGTTCGGGTCCCGCAGGCTCCGGAAGAGTTCGCTGTCCCGGTAGAGCGAGGCCAGGGACTGACGGCGCACGTTCCCGGCCGAGACGGGCAGGAAGCCGCTCGGCATCACTTCGCCCGTGTGTGAGATGAAGCAGAAGCCCTTGCCGTCGCTGACCGCGGCGCGCCGCCCCGCTCCCCGTTGCATGAGCACCCTGCGGTAGGCGGGGCCCTCGGTGGTCTTGATGGCGAAGGGCACCTGTTCCCGGATGTCCGCCAGCCACTGGTACACTTCTTCGTGCTCCTCGGCCGTCAGGGGCGTGAGGGATGCGCCGCGCCCCACGGGCACGAGGAAGAAGAGGCTCCACCGCTGGGCGCCAAGATCGGCCACGAGGCGCGCGATGCCCGGAAGGCGCCGCCAGTTGCCGGCCGTCACCGTGGTGTTGATCTGCAGTCGCAGGCCGGCGCGGCGCACGTCCGCCGCGGCCGCCAGGGAGCGCTGGAAGGCGCCGCTCCAACCGCGGAAGCTGTCATGGCTCGCGTCATCGTCCCCATCCAGGCTGATGGCCACCGCCTCCGCGCCCGCCGCGGCCATTTGCGCGATCGCGTCGTACGTCAGCAGCGGCGTCGCGCTGGGCGTCACGGATGGGTGCAGGCGGCGGTCGGCGGCGTGCCGGATCAGGGTGCAGAGGTCCTCACGCTTCAGCGGATCCCCTCCGCTGAACACGAACAGCCGGGTGCCCATCTCCGCGGCTTCGTCGATGAGCCGCAATCCCTCTTCCGTGGTCAGTTCTCCGGGATGGCGCCAGGGCCGCGCCGACGCCCGGCAGTGCAGGCAGACGAGATCGCAGGCCTGCGTCACCTCCCAAATGGTGACGATCGGCGCTTGAGAAAAGTCCATGCGGCGACACCTCACGGTACCGTTGTACCGCCGCTCACGACGCGCGCCCACGTGCGGATGGATGGGGCCGTGTGGCCGTCACCCGGCCATTCGGCCATGGTCTTTCGGACGTCCGGACCCCGCCGTTCGCCGCAAATGGTTGGGCCGGTCGGGCCATTTTCACATGTCCGCTTGGCCGTGGCGGGCCCGCGTTGTGCCGTCCTACCCTCCAAGGGAGCCCATTTGTTTCGGAAACGAGTGACCGCCATTGTCTTTGCTTCGCACGCGCACCGTCCTGGCGTTCGTGTCCCTGACTGCCCTGCTCTTGACCGGGTGCAGTTCCCGCTACCTTGTGCTTTCGCCGGCCGGACCCGTCGGCCGCCAGGAGCTCGACCTCATCGTGCTTTCCGTGGAGCTGCTGGCGGTGATCGTGATCCCCACGCTGGCGCTGCTGTTCTACATCGTGTGGCGCTACCGCGACCGGCCGGGCAACACGGCGCCCTATGAGCCGACGTGGGCGGACAGCCGGACGCTGGAGGCCGTCTGGTGGGCGATTCCCATCATCATCGTGGCCGTCCTCGGCTTTTACACGGCCAAGACCACGTTCGCGCTGGTGGAGCCGCCGCAAAAGGACGTGAAGCCCATCACCATCCAGGTGATCTCCCTGAACTGGAAGTGGCTCTTCCAGTACCCGGAGCAGGGCATCGCCACCGTCAACTACGTGAAGATCCCGGTCGGGGTGCCGGTGGACTTCGAGTTGACCGCGGACGCGCCCATGAACTCCTTCTGGGTGCCCCAGCTGGGCGGCCAGGTCTACACGATGCCCGGCATGGCGATGCGTCTCTGGCTGCAGGCGGACCGCCCGGGAACGTACTACGGCCACGCCGCCAACTTCACGGGCGAGGGCTTCGCGCACATGAGCTTCGACGTCGTCGCCACCCCGCAGTCCGACTTCGACAAGTGGGTGGCGTCGGTCAAGGCGTCGTCGCCGCCGCTCACGACGGCCGGCTACGAGCAGCTGAAGAAGCCCGGCGTGACGAGCACGGCCGAGTTCTCCTCGTTCCCGCCGGACCTCTTTGATCGAGTCGTCTGGACGAACGGCGGCCGTTACATGCAGGGCATGACGGGTCACGGCATGACGGACCACGACATGACCAGCCACGGCATGGACGGCCACGACATGACGGACCACGGGACAGCCGTGGGCCAGACCTCCCGCTGAACGGAAAGGGAAAGGGAAAAGGAAATGGACTTGCTGCCGCTCTG
This genomic interval from Clostridia bacterium contains the following:
- a CDS encoding radical SAM protein, yielding MDFSQAPIVTIWEVTQACDLVCLHCRASARPWRHPGELTTEEGLRLIDEAAEMGTRLFVFSGGDPLKREDLCTLIRHAADRRLHPSVTPSATPLLTYDAIAQMAAAGAEAVAISLDGDDDASHDSFRGWSGAFQRSLAAAADVRRAGLRLQINTTVTAGNWRRLPGIARLVADLGAQRWSLFFLVPVGRGASLTPLTAEEHEEVYQWLADIREQVPFAIKTTEGPAYRRVLMQRGAGRRAAVSDGKGFCFISHTGEVMPSGFLPVSAGNVRRQSLASLYRDSELFRSLRDPNQLRGKCGRCPFREVCGGSRARAYAMTGDYLAAEPTCAYEPPL
- a CDS encoding cytochrome c, with the protein product MTARSIVIAGMAVTLLAASGCSLVGGRSNPSSNGAQSTVAAGKQLFQSHCASCHGINAAGGLKIGTATSADLRQRNLEPMYHNDTALLERAILDGKDEDGRSLNPAMPRWRGQLSKEQVDSIIAYLKTLK
- a CDS encoding DUF2269 family protein; protein product: MALLLHIVGVALMFAALGVDLAVHSRMRRAATVGEVRTLSQAAGSVDRLHGISGLIILVAGIYMAWTSWGWTTPWIDVALIAYLIGAVLGAGVIGERMRAIGKGAAAAAEGPVPSELAAKIHDRTLALASGIVTLWLGGILYLMVVKPGWTGSIVATLVAAVIGYLVARPALRAELR
- a CDS encoding COX aromatic rich motif-containing protein; the protein is MSLLRTRTVLAFVSLTALLLTGCSSRYLVLSPAGPVGRQELDLIVLSVELLAVIVIPTLALLFYIVWRYRDRPGNTAPYEPTWADSRTLEAVWWAIPIIIVAVLGFYTAKTTFALVEPPQKDVKPITIQVISLNWKWLFQYPEQGIATVNYVKIPVGVPVDFELTADAPMNSFWVPQLGGQVYTMPGMAMRLWLQADRPGTYYGHAANFTGEGFAHMSFDVVATPQSDFDKWVASVKASSPPLTTAGYEQLKKPGVTSTAEFSSFPPDLFDRVVWTNGGRYMQGMTGHGMTDHDMTSHGMDGHDMTDHGTAVGQTSR